A genomic region of Thiohalophilus sp. contains the following coding sequences:
- a CDS encoding 4Fe-4S binding protein yields MKNQGETQFVQFDALNRDGHYSRVQRKRRLYQVGFFVLFILAPVFDIFRIDLTLGHLILFGQDWTLGLAGWQSGELSTAQATWNLVWRGLLPLVLLVGAFIYTAWKYGRLYCGWLCPHFSVVETINNLMRRASGKFSLWDRQKSDELRPDGRYIPARRSLWPLVWLAAIGFAFLWAVVFLTYLLPPAQVYSHLIGFELTRNETIFLSAATIALSIEFLFARHLFCRFACAVGVFQSIAWMANKKAMVVGFDRSRAADCRSCNAACEQACPMRLKPRDIKRHMFTCTECAQCLEACEQVQAGGPGNSGKIQTPLLQWIQDECARDTSERDFGIKPDVPTGCYRR; encoded by the coding sequence GTGAAAAATCAGGGCGAGACGCAGTTTGTGCAGTTCGACGCACTGAATCGCGACGGCCATTACTCGCGCGTGCAGCGCAAGCGTCGGCTGTATCAGGTCGGTTTCTTCGTGCTGTTTATCCTGGCGCCGGTATTCGACATTTTTCGTATCGACCTGACCCTGGGGCATTTGATCCTGTTCGGCCAGGACTGGACCCTCGGACTGGCGGGCTGGCAAAGCGGTGAACTGAGCACCGCCCAGGCCACCTGGAATCTGGTCTGGCGTGGCTTGCTGCCCCTGGTATTGCTGGTTGGGGCGTTTATCTATACGGCCTGGAAATACGGTCGACTCTACTGTGGCTGGTTGTGTCCCCATTTTTCGGTGGTGGAAACCATCAATAACCTGATGCGTCGCGCCAGCGGCAAGTTCAGCCTCTGGGACAGACAAAAGTCCGACGAACTGCGTCCCGATGGTCGGTATATTCCCGCCCGGCGCAGTCTCTGGCCGCTGGTCTGGCTGGCGGCGATCGGTTTTGCCTTTTTATGGGCGGTGGTGTTTCTCACTTACCTGTTGCCGCCGGCGCAAGTCTACTCGCACCTGATCGGTTTCGAACTGACCCGCAACGAAACCATTTTTCTGAGCGCGGCGACGATCGCCCTGAGTATCGAGTTTCTGTTCGCCCGGCATCTGTTCTGTCGCTTCGCCTGCGCCGTGGGCGTATTTCAGAGTATCGCCTGGATGGCCAACAAGAAGGCCATGGTGGTCGGTTTCGATCGCAGCCGCGCGGCCGATTGCCGCAGCTGCAACGCCGCCTGTGAGCAGGCCTGCCCGATGCGCCTCAAACCGCGCGATATCAAACGCCACATGTTTACCTGCACCGAATGCGCCCAGTGCCTGGAAGCCTGCGAACAGGTCCAGGCCGGCGGCCCGGGCAACAGCGGCAAGATCCAGACACCCCTGCTGCAATGGATCCAGGACGAATGCGCGCGGGACACCTCCGAGCGGGACTTCGGCATCAAACCCGACGTGCCGACAGGGTGCTATCGGCGATGA
- a CDS encoding nitric oxide reductase activation protein NorD encodes MEEFVGKLWHRFITRSAQRSYPEQAVTLAEVSKTIGILFRAAGGEGGLRIEATSASEHEGRRSLLERIAGSGDKIELCWRTEESLFLPARVDAYPERHLNRDLYLWLAALAAEYRPTEEAWFTYSQWLTRQVLQRYPGLAARYRRLVEAELARRPEPSSLPRDEAAREQAIRTALSNPGELADLPEAGKSPQPVLLWLHPAPPRAPDRRSGQQPAQDDLPEAEGEVEQLDDERRHRAEQVDMPDGDKGLVLDRFENILSWAEYVKVDRSTEEDDDIDSAQQTLDDMEVVSVARDSKSTAKRLRFDLDLPGEDDDDRAIGEGIRLPEWDYRKQEWLADHCCVLPMIAADAPACELPEHLLTTARRLKKQFESLVPQRVWFNQQSDGSEIDLHAYLEYSSERLRGQAMAEQRLYRDFRGGRRDLSCLLLADLSLSTDTWVNNESRVIDIIRDSLMLFSEALSASGDRFAIYGFSSRYRDHVRFHTIKTFAEKHNAAIRGRINVIKPGFYTRMGTAIRQATRTLGKQVAHDQLLLILTDGKPNDLDHYEGRFGIEDTRMAIVEARKQGIQPFCVTIDEKGNDYLPYIFGNDAFVVIRKPAELPRDLPLLYARITQHSV; translated from the coding sequence ATGGAAGAATTTGTTGGCAAATTGTGGCATCGCTTCATCACCCGTTCGGCGCAGCGCAGTTATCCCGAACAGGCGGTGACGCTGGCCGAGGTCAGCAAGACCATCGGTATTCTGTTCCGCGCCGCCGGCGGCGAGGGCGGGTTGCGTATCGAGGCGACCAGTGCCAGCGAACACGAGGGCCGGCGCAGTTTGCTGGAGCGTATCGCCGGCAGCGGCGACAAGATCGAGCTGTGCTGGCGCACCGAGGAGTCGCTGTTTTTGCCGGCCCGGGTCGACGCTTATCCTGAACGCCATCTGAACCGGGATCTGTATCTCTGGCTGGCGGCCCTGGCGGCCGAATACCGGCCGACCGAGGAGGCCTGGTTTACCTATAGCCAGTGGCTGACCCGCCAGGTTCTGCAGCGTTATCCGGGCCTGGCGGCCCGTTATCGGCGGCTGGTGGAGGCGGAGCTGGCCCGACGCCCTGAGCCTTCCAGCCTGCCGCGTGACGAGGCGGCCCGCGAGCAGGCGATTCGCACCGCGCTGAGCAATCCCGGCGAGCTCGCGGATCTGCCCGAGGCCGGCAAGTCGCCGCAGCCGGTCCTGTTATGGCTGCATCCGGCGCCGCCGCGGGCGCCGGATCGGCGCAGCGGACAACAGCCGGCGCAGGACGATCTGCCCGAGGCCGAGGGGGAGGTCGAGCAACTGGACGACGAGCGCCGGCATCGGGCCGAACAGGTCGACATGCCGGACGGGGACAAGGGACTGGTGCTGGACCGGTTCGAGAATATTCTCAGCTGGGCGGAATACGTCAAGGTGGATCGCAGCACCGAGGAGGATGACGACATCGACAGCGCACAACAGACCCTGGATGATATGGAAGTGGTGAGTGTCGCCCGGGACAGCAAAAGCACCGCCAAGCGGCTGCGCTTCGATCTGGATCTGCCGGGCGAGGACGATGACGATCGGGCGATTGGCGAAGGGATACGGCTGCCCGAATGGGACTACCGCAAACAGGAATGGCTGGCGGATCACTGCTGTGTATTGCCGATGATCGCCGCTGATGCCCCGGCCTGCGAGTTGCCCGAACATCTTCTCACCACCGCGCGGCGGTTAAAAAAACAGTTCGAGTCGCTGGTGCCGCAACGTGTCTGGTTCAACCAGCAAAGCGATGGCAGCGAGATCGATCTGCACGCCTATCTGGAATATTCCAGCGAGCGCCTGCGCGGCCAGGCCATGGCCGAACAGCGGCTGTATCGCGATTTTCGCGGCGGGCGTCGGGATCTCTCCTGCCTGCTGCTGGCCGATCTCTCCCTCTCCACCGATACCTGGGTCAACAATGAATCGCGGGTGATCGATATTATTCGCGACAGCCTGATGCTGTTTTCCGAAGCGCTCTCCGCCAGCGGCGATCGGTTCGCCATTTACGGCTTCTCCTCCCGTTACCGGGATCATGTCCGTTTTCATACGATCAAGACCTTCGCCGAGAAGCACAACGCCGCGATACGGGGCCGCATCAACGTCATCAAGCCGGGATTCTACACCCGCATGGGCACGGCGATTCGTCAGGCCACCCGAACCCTGGGAAAACAGGTCGCGCACGATCAATTATTACTGATTCTGACCGACGGCAAGCCCAACGACCTGGATCACTACGAAGGGCGCTTCGGCATCGAGGATACCCGCATGGCCATCGTCGAAGCACGCAAGCAGGGTATTCAGCCGTTTTGCGTGACCATCGACGAGAAAGGGAATGACTACCTGCCCTATATCTTCGGTAACGACGCGTTCGTGGTGATCCGCAAACCGGCCGAACTGCCTCGCGACCTGCCGCTGCTCTACGCCCGCATCACCCAGCACAGTGTGTAA
- a CDS encoding cytochrome C oxidase subunit IV family protein, translating to MMDARTHNETTVGKKTGVLVRPCTRVWLALVGLTLAMLVVGEMGLSGGIVVTLLLVATLLKTRLVADRFMGLRQSRLLWRMIVTVYLVVVIGLIGLAWWLGNL from the coding sequence ATGATGGACGCCCGTACTCACAATGAAACGACCGTCGGCAAAAAAACCGGTGTATTGGTGCGGCCGTGCACCCGGGTCTGGCTGGCGCTGGTCGGGCTGACTCTCGCGATGCTGGTGGTGGGCGAGATGGGACTTTCTGGCGGCATCGTGGTGACATTGCTGCTGGTTGCCACCCTGCTCAAGACCCGGCTGGTGGCCGACAGGTTCATGGGATTGAGACAAAGCCGGCTGTTATGGCGCATGATAGTCACGGTCTATCTGGTCGTCGTGATTGGTCTGATCGGGCTGGCCTGGTGGCTGGGAAACCTATAG
- a CDS encoding CbbQ/NirQ/NorQ/GpvN family protein encodes MSEFAKQMAGQGEGDAPFYLPTANEIALFEHAWKNRLPVLIKGPTGCGKTRFISYMAAQLGRPLYTVSCHDDLTSADLVGRHLIGDGSTYWVDGPLTRAVREGGICYLDEVVEARKDTTVVLHPLSDDRRILPIERTGEELQAPPEFMLVISYNPGYQNLLKGMKPSTRQRFISMRFDYPPFEQEQQIVMQESGVDEFNAKRLVSLGQSLRKLKEHDLEESASTRLLLYTAILIQSGFEPAEACRAALIEPLTDDEETVEALMEVVYATYGQ; translated from the coding sequence ATGAGTGAATTTGCAAAACAGATGGCCGGGCAGGGTGAGGGGGATGCGCCTTTTTATTTGCCCACCGCCAACGAGATCGCCCTGTTCGAGCATGCCTGGAAGAACAGGCTGCCGGTGCTGATCAAGGGGCCGACCGGTTGCGGCAAGACCCGCTTTATCAGCTATATGGCGGCACAGCTGGGTCGGCCGTTATACACGGTCTCCTGCCATGACGATCTGACCTCGGCCGATCTGGTCGGCCGGCATCTGATCGGTGACGGCTCGACTTACTGGGTGGATGGTCCGCTGACCCGTGCGGTGCGCGAGGGGGGCATCTGCTATCTGGATGAGGTGGTCGAGGCGCGCAAGGATACCACGGTCGTATTGCATCCCCTGTCCGATGACCGGCGCATCCTGCCTATCGAGCGTACCGGCGAGGAGTTACAGGCGCCGCCGGAGTTCATGCTGGTGATCTCCTATAACCCCGGCTACCAGAACCTGCTCAAGGGCATGAAGCCGAGCACCCGCCAGCGATTTATCTCCATGCGTTTCGATTACCCGCCGTTTGAACAGGAACAGCAGATCGTCATGCAGGAAAGCGGGGTGGACGAATTCAATGCCAAACGGCTGGTGTCGCTGGGCCAGTCCCTGCGCAAGTTAAAAGAACACGATCTGGAAGAGAGTGCCAGCACGCGCCTGCTGCTCTATACCGCCATTCTGATTCAAAGCGGTTTCGAGCCGGCCGAGGCCTGCCGTGCCGCGTTGATTGAACCGTTGACCGATGACGAAGAGACCGTCGAAGCGTTAATGGAAGTGGTTTATGCAACCTACGGACAATGA
- a CDS encoding 4Fe-4S binding protein, producing the protein MIKQIVVACLLLLVVGPLAADSAEFDLSQVREFFPVADRLEEAGEKPPVTRIYRGNVLLGYAFVTSDIVSIPAYSGEPIHTLVTIDTAGTITGVRILAHEEPILVVGITDDDLQQFIDQYVGKRIGETLKIGGRPRQGSTVLDGISGATITVMVLNAGITRSLEEVSKSLTLSDGVSPSDKAGAAGTTPGDYAPIWVQVWQERIFQIVVLALGLFVLLFILIMQDWLARHPRLLQRLRTGFLIYTVLFIGWYSLAQLSIVNVLTFLRSLFREFSWESFLIDPAMFILWSFVAVTIVLWGRGVYCGWLCPYGALQEFVFRLGRYLKIPSFEFPEVVHERLWAIKYIILLGLFGLSLHSMSLAETYAEVEPFKTAITLRFQREWGFVFYALLMLLASLFIRKFFCRYVCPLGAALTFPARFRIFDWLRRRKECGHPCQICRNECEVGSIRGTGEIIETECHYCLACQITYWNTQKCPPLIDKRRRQERHQKQSGKVADKASPVDPPT; encoded by the coding sequence GTGATAAAACAAATAGTTGTCGCCTGTCTGCTGCTGCTTGTCGTTGGGCCGCTGGCGGCGGACAGCGCGGAGTTTGATCTATCGCAGGTACGGGAATTCTTCCCGGTCGCCGACCGGCTTGAGGAAGCCGGGGAGAAACCGCCGGTTACACGGATCTATCGGGGCAATGTCTTGCTGGGTTATGCCTTTGTTACCAGCGATATTGTTTCCATCCCGGCCTATTCCGGTGAGCCGATTCATACTCTGGTGACAATCGATACGGCGGGCACGATTACCGGGGTTCGGATACTCGCGCACGAGGAGCCGATCCTGGTGGTCGGGATCACGGATGACGATCTGCAACAGTTTATCGACCAGTACGTCGGAAAACGTATCGGGGAAACGCTGAAGATAGGCGGCCGTCCCAGGCAGGGTTCGACGGTACTCGATGGCATCAGTGGCGCGACGATCACGGTGATGGTGCTCAATGCCGGTATCACGCGCTCCCTGGAAGAGGTGAGCAAGTCTCTGACCCTCTCGGACGGGGTGAGTCCCTCTGACAAGGCGGGCGCAGCCGGGACAACGCCGGGGGATTATGCGCCTATCTGGGTACAGGTCTGGCAGGAGCGTATTTTTCAAATCGTGGTGCTGGCGCTGGGACTGTTTGTTTTGCTGTTTATTCTGATTATGCAGGACTGGTTGGCACGCCATCCTCGCCTGCTGCAGCGCCTGCGCACCGGATTTTTGATTTATACTGTGTTGTTCATCGGCTGGTATTCCCTTGCCCAGCTGTCCATTGTCAATGTGCTGACCTTCCTGCGCTCCCTGTTCCGGGAGTTCAGCTGGGAAAGTTTTCTCATCGATCCGGCGATGTTCATTCTCTGGTCGTTTGTGGCCGTCACCATCGTATTGTGGGGACGCGGAGTGTATTGCGGCTGGTTATGTCCCTACGGTGCTCTGCAGGAGTTTGTCTTTCGGCTGGGACGCTATTTGAAGATCCCCTCGTTCGAATTCCCGGAGGTGGTGCATGAACGCTTATGGGCCATCAAGTACATCATCCTGCTGGGACTGTTCGGCCTGTCACTGCATTCGATGAGTCTGGCCGAGACCTATGCCGAGGTGGAGCCGTTCAAGACCGCCATTACCCTGCGCTTTCAGCGCGAATGGGGCTTCGTGTTTTACGCCTTGCTGATGCTGCTGGCCAGTCTGTTTATTCGCAAGTTCTTTTGTCGCTATGTCTGTCCGCTCGGGGCGGCGTTGACCTTTCCGGCCCGGTTCCGGATTTTCGACTGGCTGCGTCGGCGCAAGGAGTGCGGGCATCCCTGTCAGATCTGTCGCAACGAATGTGAGGTGGGATCGATTCGCGGCACCGGCGAGATCATCGAAACCGAGTGCCACTATTGCCTCGCTTGCCAAATAACCTACTGGAATACTCAGAAATGTCCGCCGCTGATCGACAAGCGCCGCCGCCAGGAGCGCCATCAGAAACAGTCGGGAAAGGTGGCGGACAAGGCGTCGCCTGTCGATCCCCCGACCTGA
- a CDS encoding cbb3-type cytochrome c oxidase subunit I has product MQYQSQMAAKPYFIAAIALFVGQILFGLILGLQYVIGDFLFPEIPFNVARMVHTNLLIVWLLFGFMGATYYLVPEEAETELHSTKLAHILFWIFLVAGGVTVLGYLLVPYATLAKITGNEILPTMGREFLEQPTIIKIGIVVVVLGFLYNVSMTFLKGRKTVVSSVLMLGLWGLAIFFLFAFYNPHNLVLDKYYWWWVVHLWVEGVWELIMGAILAFVLIKLTGVDREVVEKWLYVIIAMTLLTGIIGTGHHYYWIGTPEYWQWWGSIFSALEPIPFFMMVIFAFNMANRRRRQHPNKAAMLWAIGTPVMAFLGAGVWGFLHTLSPVNFYTHGSQITAAHGHMAFYGAYVMIVLAIISYAMPMLRGRAAANSDKSQVLEMWSFWLMTVAMVFITLFLTGAGILQIWLQRIAEESQSFMVVQDKIALFYWMREVAGVIFLIGLVLYIISFFIGGEERTAPAKT; this is encoded by the coding sequence ATGCAATATCAATCACAAATGGCGGCAAAGCCCTACTTTATTGCCGCAATTGCTCTGTTCGTCGGTCAGATTCTGTTTGGTCTGATCCTGGGCTTGCAATATGTTATCGGGGATTTCCTGTTTCCCGAGATTCCTTTCAACGTGGCGCGCATGGTGCACACCAACCTGCTGATAGTCTGGTTGTTGTTCGGCTTTATGGGCGCGACCTACTATCTGGTCCCCGAGGAGGCGGAAACGGAACTGCACAGTACCAAACTGGCGCATATCCTGTTCTGGATATTCCTGGTGGCCGGGGGCGTCACCGTGCTGGGTTACCTGCTGGTACCCTATGCCACGCTGGCCAAGATCACCGGGAACGAGATACTGCCCACCATGGGCCGCGAGTTCCTGGAGCAGCCGACGATTATCAAGATCGGGATTGTGGTCGTGGTGCTGGGCTTTTTGTATAACGTCAGCATGACCTTTCTCAAGGGACGCAAGACGGTCGTCAGCTCGGTATTAATGCTGGGCCTTTGGGGGCTGGCGATCTTCTTCCTGTTCGCGTTCTATAACCCGCATAACCTGGTGCTGGACAAGTACTACTGGTGGTGGGTTGTCCATCTGTGGGTGGAAGGCGTCTGGGAACTGATCATGGGCGCGATTCTGGCCTTCGTGCTGATCAAGCTGACCGGTGTGGATCGCGAAGTGGTGGAAAAATGGCTGTATGTAATCATCGCCATGACCCTGCTGACCGGGATCATCGGGACCGGCCATCACTACTACTGGATCGGTACCCCGGAATACTGGCAGTGGTGGGGTTCCATCTTCTCCGCCCTGGAGCCGATTCCGTTCTTCATGATGGTGATCTTCGCCTTTAATATGGCCAACCGCCGGCGTCGCCAGCATCCCAACAAGGCGGCCATGTTGTGGGCCATCGGGACCCCGGTGATGGCGTTCCTCGGGGCCGGTGTGTGGGGCTTCCTGCATACCCTGTCACCGGTGAACTTCTACACCCACGGCAGCCAGATCACCGCGGCCCACGGTCACATGGCCTTTTACGGTGCCTACGTGATGATTGTGCTGGCGATTATCTCCTACGCCATGCCGATGTTGCGGGGCCGGGCGGCCGCCAACAGCGACAAGTCCCAGGTGCTGGAGATGTGGTCCTTCTGGCTGATGACTGTCGCGATGGTGTTCATCACGCTGTTTTTGACCGGTGCCGGGATTCTGCAGATCTGGCTGCAGCGTATCGCCGAGGAGTCCCAGTCGTTCATGGTGGTGCAGGACAAGATCGCTCTGTTCTACTGGATGCGTGAAGTGGCCGGCGTGATCTTCCTGATCGGCCTGGTTCTGTACATCATCAGCTTCTTCATAGGAGGCGAGGAGCGGACTGCACCGGCCAAGACATAA
- a CDS encoding nitrite reductase produces the protein MKHLNTGKAVATVCAALAFSLTAVPLWAATDSGHPGTPEEEMRYKGAPVPESATEDTRGVDGPAMTNEEFARSKQIYFERCAGCHGVLRKGATGKPLTVDITRKKGTEYLKTFINYGSPAGMPNWGTSGELSEEEIDMMARFLQHEPPTPPEFSMADMKDTWEVIVPPEERPNKKQNKYNLDNIFSVTLRDAGKVALIDGDSKKIITTVDTGYAVHISRMSHSGRYIFVIGRDAKINLIDLWMKKPDTVARIKVGMEARSVETSKYKGYEDKYAIAGTYWPPQFVIMDGNTLEPKKIVATRGMTVDTQEYHPEPRVAAIVASHEKPEFIVNVKETGIVKMVNYADLENLKITNIEAARFLHDGGWDATERYFLTAANNSNKIAVIDSRDSKLEAMIDVGKIPHPGRGANFVDPKYGPVWATSHLGDDTISLIGTDPKNHKQYAWKVVRTLKGQGGGSLFIKTHPESHHLYVDTALNPEEKISQSVAVFDTRNLDEGFKVLPIAEWADLGEGPKRVVQPEYNKAGDEVWFSVWNGKEQQSALVIVDDKTLKLKKVIKDKSLVTPTGKFNVYNTMKDVY, from the coding sequence ATGAAACACCTCAACACAGGCAAAGCTGTCGCTACCGTATGCGCGGCGCTTGCCTTCTCACTTACCGCAGTACCACTGTGGGCGGCCACCGACAGCGGTCATCCCGGTACGCCCGAAGAAGAGATGCGTTACAAGGGCGCGCCGGTACCGGAGTCAGCGACCGAAGATACCCGCGGTGTCGACGGACCGGCCATGACCAACGAAGAATTTGCCCGGTCCAAACAGATCTACTTTGAACGCTGTGCCGGTTGCCACGGGGTCCTGCGCAAGGGGGCCACCGGTAAACCGTTGACTGTGGACATCACCCGGAAAAAGGGCACGGAGTACCTGAAGACCTTTATCAATTATGGTTCACCGGCGGGAATGCCCAACTGGGGTACGTCCGGAGAATTGAGTGAGGAAGAGATCGACATGATGGCCCGCTTTCTGCAGCACGAGCCACCGACTCCGCCGGAATTCAGCATGGCCGATATGAAGGATACCTGGGAGGTTATTGTTCCACCGGAAGAGCGGCCGAACAAGAAACAGAACAAGTATAACCTCGACAATATCTTCTCGGTCACTTTGCGCGATGCGGGCAAGGTTGCTCTGATCGACGGCGACAGCAAGAAGATTATAACGACTGTAGATACAGGCTACGCGGTGCATATCTCGCGCATGTCTCATTCAGGACGTTATATTTTTGTTATCGGGCGTGATGCCAAGATCAATCTGATTGATCTTTGGATGAAGAAACCGGACACCGTCGCCAGAATCAAGGTCGGCATGGAAGCGCGTTCGGTAGAAACGTCCAAGTACAAGGGCTATGAAGACAAGTACGCGATCGCCGGTACCTACTGGCCGCCGCAGTTTGTCATCATGGACGGCAATACACTGGAGCCGAAGAAGATTGTCGCTACCCGTGGCATGACCGTGGACACCCAGGAATACCATCCGGAACCGCGTGTGGCCGCGATTGTCGCCTCGCATGAAAAACCGGAGTTTATCGTTAACGTCAAGGAAACCGGCATAGTCAAGATGGTGAACTACGCGGATCTGGAAAATCTGAAGATCACCAACATTGAGGCAGCCCGGTTCCTGCATGATGGCGGTTGGGATGCCACCGAACGCTATTTCCTGACGGCAGCGAACAACTCTAACAAAATTGCGGTAATCGATTCCAGGGACAGCAAGCTTGAAGCGATGATCGATGTCGGCAAGATTCCCCATCCGGGTCGTGGTGCCAACTTCGTGGATCCGAAATACGGTCCGGTCTGGGCGACCAGCCATCTGGGGGATGACACCATCTCGCTGATCGGTACCGACCCGAAAAACCACAAGCAGTATGCCTGGAAGGTGGTTCGGACGCTGAAAGGCCAGGGTGGCGGTTCGCTGTTCATCAAGACCCATCCCGAGTCGCATCATCTGTATGTGGATACGGCACTGAACCCGGAAGAGAAAATCAGCCAGTCGGTTGCCGTATTCGATACTCGCAATCTGGATGAAGGTTTCAAGGTACTGCCGATTGCGGAATGGGCCGACCTTGGCGAAGGACCGAAACGAGTTGTCCAGCCCGAGTACAACAAGGCGGGCGACGAGGTCTGGTTCTCGGTCTGGAACGGCAAGGAACAGCAGTCAGCGCTGGTTATCGTGGATGACAAGACATTGAAGCTGAAGAAGGTTATCAAGGACAAGAGCCTGGTGACTCCGACCGGCAAGTTCAATGTGTACAACACCATGAAGGACGTGTACTAA
- a CDS encoding cytochrome c oxidase subunit 3 family protein has protein sequence MQQTTALTAGKEDYPPGDFVIWIVIYAELLAFGIFFLSYAFARSQNVELFNVSQLQLNRTAGAINTLVLITSSYFVVRSIAAIRESLQKQASYWMWAAIGLGSIFIIIKLFEFYAKYEQGITLSSNTFYMFYLSMTFFHFMHVILGVVILTIMAVKIRNGDYTAQEHDGMETGASYWHMVDLVWIILFPLVYVIR, from the coding sequence ATGCAACAAACAACGGCATTGACAGCAGGTAAAGAGGATTATCCGCCGGGCGATTTTGTGATCTGGATTGTCATTTACGCTGAATTGCTGGCCTTCGGTATCTTCTTTTTATCCTATGCGTTTGCCCGCAGTCAGAATGTCGAACTCTTTAATGTTTCCCAGCTGCAACTGAACCGTACCGCCGGCGCGATCAATACGCTGGTGCTGATTACCAGCAGCTATTTTGTGGTTCGCTCTATCGCGGCAATTCGTGAGAGCCTGCAAAAACAGGCGAGTTACTGGATGTGGGCGGCGATCGGGCTGGGCAGTATCTTTATCATCATAAAACTTTTCGAGTTTTATGCCAAATACGAGCAAGGTATTACCCTCAGCAGTAATACGTTCTACATGTTTTATCTGTCCATGACCTTTTTCCATTTTATGCACGTTATACTGGGAGTGGTTATTCTCACCATTATGGCGGTCAAAATTCGTAATGGCGATTATACCGCGCAGGAGCATGATGGAATGGAAACCGGCGCCAGTTACTGGCATATGGTGGATCTGGTCTGGATTATTCTGTTTCCGCTGGTTTATGTGATCCGTTGA